A section of the Acidimicrobiales bacterium genome encodes:
- the rimI gene encoding ribosomal protein S18-alanine N-acetyltransferase, whose protein sequence is MQQPLVDLGGEITLAPMRRRHLRSVLRIEALVYPRPWSASLFMSELALRGTRAYHVAKTGNSVVGYSGLMLGTEDAHVTTIAVDPEWQRRRVGMRLMLNMAHASVERGARNMTLEVRVANTGAQALYHRFGFAPAGIRKNYYSETNEDALVMWATDIDTPAYAERLEGIEKELAARP, encoded by the coding sequence GTGCAGCAGCCGCTGGTTGACCTCGGCGGGGAGATCACGCTCGCTCCCATGCGCCGGCGCCACCTGCGCTCGGTGCTGCGCATCGAGGCCCTCGTGTACCCCCGGCCGTGGTCGGCCTCGCTGTTCATGAGCGAGCTGGCTCTGCGCGGCACGCGTGCCTATCACGTCGCCAAGACGGGCAACTCGGTGGTGGGCTACTCCGGGCTGATGCTCGGGACCGAGGACGCCCACGTGACGACGATTGCCGTCGACCCCGAGTGGCAGCGCCGGCGGGTCGGCATGCGGCTGATGCTGAACATGGCCCACGCGTCGGTGGAGCGGGGAGCGCGCAACATGACCCTCGAGGTGCGCGTGGCCAACACCGGCGCCCAGGCCCTCTACCATCGGTTCGGATTTGCCCCGGCCGGGATCCGCAAGAACTACTACTCCGAGACCAACGAGGACGCCCTGGTGATGTGGGCCACCGACATCGACACCCCCGCCTACGCAGAGCGGCTGGAGGGGATCGAGAAGGAGCTGGCGGCGCGCCCATGA